Proteins from a single region of Oncorhynchus tshawytscha isolate Ot180627B linkage group LG03, Otsh_v2.0, whole genome shotgun sequence:
- the LOC121846244 gene encoding LOW QUALITY PROTEIN: uncharacterized protein DDB_G0287625-like (The sequence of the model RefSeq protein was modified relative to this genomic sequence to represent the inferred CDS: inserted 2 bases in 1 codon) translates to PYSNNNPNPNNNPNSNNNPNNNPNSNNNSNSNNNPNSNNNPNSNNNPNSNNNPNSNNNPNNNPNSNNNSNSNNNPNSNNNPNSNNNXPNSNNKPNSNNNPNSNNNPNSNNNPNSNKKPNSNNNPNSNNNPNSNNNPNSNNNSNSNNNPNSNNNPNSNNNSNSNNNPNSINNPNSNNNPNSINNPNNNPNSNNNPNSNNNPNPVPCPISTLI, encoded by the exons CCTTACTCCaacaataaccctaaccctaacaataACCCCAACTCCAACAATAACCCCAACAATAACCCCAACTCCAACAATAACTCCAACTCCAACAATAACCCTAACTCCAACAATAACCCTAACTCCAACAATAACCCTAACTCCAACAATAACCCTAACTCCAACAATAACCCCAACAATAACCCCAACTCCAACAATAACTCCAACTCCAACAATAACCCTAACTCCAACAATAACCCTAACTCCAACAATAA CCCTAACTCCAACAATAAACCTAACTCCAACAATAACCCTAACTCCAACAATAACCCCAACTCCAACAATAACCCTAACTCCAACAAGAAACCCAACTCCAACAATAACCCCAACTCCAACAATAACCCTAACTCCAACAATAACCCTAACTCCAACAATAACTCCAACTCTAACAATAACCCTAACTCCAACAATAACCCTAACTCCAACAATAACTCCAACTCCAACAATAACCCCAACTCTATCAATAACCCTAACTCCAACAATAACCCCAACTCTATCAATAACCCCAACAATAACCCTAACTCCAACAATAACCCCAACTCTaacaataaccctaaccctgtcccatGTCCCATCTCAACCCTCATATAG